The Paenibacillus sp. RUD330 genome has a segment encoding these proteins:
- a CDS encoding GNAT family N-acetyltransferase: MMQLLQIPQEDCPAHLKDQIIAFMRTEWPQAFRDGEPAAWPGQPSTRPHSLIYADNGVVICHLAIPRMTMLHEGETYEAFGISEVLTNPLYRRQGFGLRLIREAFSYTMSQKADISLFTCHADLVPFYTRGGWERAGGLALIGGTRERPLRSDSLGLATMLHLASPKARHHRESFRSGGVQLELGERMLW; this comes from the coding sequence ATGATGCAGCTGCTGCAAATTCCCCAGGAGGATTGTCCTGCACACCTGAAAGACCAGATCATCGCCTTCATGCGGACGGAATGGCCCCAAGCGTTCCGGGACGGGGAGCCCGCCGCTTGGCCGGGCCAGCCCTCCACCCGGCCCCATTCGCTGATTTATGCCGACAACGGCGTCGTCATCTGCCATCTCGCCATTCCCCGCATGACGATGCTTCATGAGGGCGAGACGTACGAAGCCTTCGGAATCAGCGAAGTGCTGACGAATCCTCTCTACCGCCGGCAAGGCTTCGGACTGAGGCTGATTCGGGAAGCCTTTTCCTATACGATGTCGCAAAAAGCCGATATAAGCTTGTTCACCTGCCATGCCGATCTGGTCCCCTTTTATACCCGGGGCGGATGGGAACGGGCCGGCGGGCTTGCCTTGATCGGCGGCACGCGGGAGCGGCCTTTGCGCAGCGATTCCCTCGGCCTCGCGACCATGCTTCATCTGGCTTCTCCCAAGGCCCGCCACCATCGCGAGTCCTTCCGGTCTGGCGGCGTGCAGCTGGAGCTCGGCGAAAGAATGCTGTGGTGA
- a CDS encoding TatD family hydrolase, with amino-acid sequence MNPLGADAGSGKSSSPPAGAAVKGSEAGAVGERTAAGAAWKRSELEPSGNAPRLELPGSASEPGLPQTPQSRGDASDCRNEAASMSGARLPLIDTHIHLEQYAADELQSMLEQSFSGGLTGAVAVSMDLDSAKRTRELARAHPGRIMPAYGWHPEQELPDEAEMQALLTWIRERHEAGEAFAIGEVGLPYYMRTEAEAAGRKFDDAGHLRILREFVSLAADTGRVIILHAVYEDAAKALELLREFGVARAHFHWYKGDEAVTRMLADAGFYISLTPDVLYEEEIRPLAVSYPLERLMTETDGPWPFEGPFAGQATHPLMMRESVGEIARLRGMDEREAAFALAANARRLYFS; translated from the coding sequence ATGAACCCGTTGGGAGCAGATGCTGGATCCGGAAAGTCGTCATCGCCGCCGGCTGGAGCTGCCGTGAAGGGCTCCGAAGCTGGAGCCGTCGGGGAACGCACCGCAGCTGGAGCTGCCTGGAAGCGCTCCGAGCTGGAGCCGTCGGGGAACGCGCCGCGGCTGGAGCTGCCCGGCAGCGCTTCGGAGCCGGGGCTTCCGCAGACGCCGCAGAGCCGGGGCGACGCCTCCGACTGCCGGAATGAAGCGGCGTCGATGAGCGGGGCCCGGCTGCCGCTCATCGACACCCACATCCATCTGGAGCAGTATGCCGCGGATGAGCTCCAGAGCATGCTGGAGCAGTCGTTCAGCGGCGGCCTGACGGGGGCGGTCGCCGTGTCCATGGATCTGGATTCCGCCAAGCGGACGCGGGAGCTCGCCCGGGCGCATCCCGGCCGGATCATGCCGGCTTACGGCTGGCATCCGGAGCAGGAGCTTCCGGACGAGGCCGAGATGCAGGCGCTGCTGACCTGGATCCGGGAGCGCCATGAAGCCGGGGAGGCGTTCGCGATCGGCGAGGTCGGCCTTCCTTACTACATGCGGACGGAGGCCGAAGCGGCGGGACGGAAATTCGACGACGCGGGGCATTTGCGCATCCTGCGGGAATTCGTCTCCCTTGCCGCCGATACCGGACGAGTCATCATTCTGCATGCCGTCTACGAGGACGCCGCCAAGGCGCTGGAGCTGCTGCGGGAATTCGGCGTCGCCCGCGCGCATTTCCACTGGTACAAGGGAGACGAGGCCGTGACGCGAATGCTCGCGGATGCCGGATTCTACATCTCGCTCACTCCGGATGTGCTCTACGAGGAGGAAATCCGCCCGCTTGCCGTCTCGTACCCGCTGGAGCGTCTCATGACGGAGACGGACGGTCCGTGGCCGTTCGAGGGGCCGTTCGCCGGGCAGGCGACCCATCCGCTCATGATGCGGGAGTCGGTCGGGGAAATCGCCCGTCTGAGAGGGATGGACGAGAGAGAGGCTGCCTTTGCGTTGGCGGCGAACGCGCGCCGGCTGTATTTTTCCTGA
- a CDS encoding TetR-like C-terminal domain-containing protein — protein sequence MHSNTGKPDRRRARTKQLLYEALMSLVLEKGAENVTVTDIAGRADVNRGTFYLHYRDVPDMLQQLKDEVFNRIRTEVEKLDKAEAWAYADRDEAYPQSVAIFDTLAAHADFLRAMFGPLGDMSYALRFRQLFTEHVYEKAKDMPERKSSMPPDYFAAYVTSANFGLLMHWIGSGMNLTSEEMARIMIRTMHYGPLVALGLKEAPAGGKRVGGEGMNGDGPSGPS from the coding sequence ATGCATTCAAACACAGGAAAGCCGGATCGGAGACGAGCCCGCACGAAGCAGCTGCTCTATGAAGCCCTTATGAGCCTCGTCCTGGAAAAGGGGGCGGAGAACGTGACCGTGACCGATATCGCCGGACGCGCCGACGTCAACCGGGGAACGTTCTATTTGCATTACCGGGACGTGCCGGACATGCTCCAGCAGCTGAAGGACGAGGTGTTCAACCGGATCCGGACCGAGGTGGAGAAGCTGGATAAGGCGGAAGCGTGGGCGTACGCCGATCGGGATGAGGCTTATCCCCAGAGCGTTGCCATCTTCGACACGCTGGCGGCGCATGCCGACTTTCTCCGCGCGATGTTCGGGCCGCTAGGCGACATGTCCTACGCCCTGCGGTTCCGCCAGCTGTTCACGGAGCATGTCTACGAGAAGGCCAAAGACATGCCGGAGCGCAAATCGAGCATGCCGCCGGATTATTTCGCCGCGTATGTGACGTCGGCGAACTTTGGTCTCCTCATGCATTGGATCGGATCGGGAATGAACCTGACCTCCGAAGAGATGGCGAGAATCATGATCCGCACCATGCACTATGGGCCGCTCGTCGCGCTCGGCTTGAAGGAGGCTCCCGCCGGCGGTAAGCGGGTGGGCGGGGAAGGAATGAACGGGGATGGACCGTCGGGTCCGTCCTGA
- the def gene encoding peptide deformylase, with product MAVKEILPFGDPILRRRAREVDSVDERTIRYLDSLAETLYAREGRAGLAAPQVGILRRLIVMDCGEGLIELINPEIIHREGEQTGAEGCLSLPGYYGNVTRSQRVQVKTLTRSGETAVLHGEGYLARCMQHEIDHLDGILYVDHVRENWLTEEHTGRRANLLPILQLSRKT from the coding sequence ATGGCCGTAAAAGAAATCCTGCCGTTCGGAGACCCCATTCTCCGCCGCAGGGCCCGCGAGGTCGACAGCGTCGATGAGCGCACGATCCGCTACCTCGACAGCCTCGCCGAGACGCTGTACGCACGGGAAGGCAGGGCGGGACTTGCCGCTCCGCAGGTCGGCATCCTGCGGCGCCTCATCGTCATGGACTGCGGAGAGGGCTTGATCGAGCTCATCAATCCGGAGATCATCCACCGGGAAGGCGAGCAGACGGGAGCGGAGGGCTGCCTCTCCTTGCCAGGGTATTACGGCAATGTGACGCGCTCGCAGAGGGTGCAAGTAAAAACGCTGACCCGGTCGGGCGAGACCGCCGTGCTGCACGGAGAAGGCTATCTGGCCCGCTGCATGCAGCATGAGATCGATCATTTGGACGGAATCCTGTATGTCGACCACGTCCGCGAGAACTGGCTGACCGAGGAGCACACGGGACGAAGGGCCAATCTCCTGCCGATCCTGCAGCTGAGCCGGAAGACTTGA
- a CDS encoding DUF1259 domain-containing protein: MICQQFGQILKGEGKFENGVCSVSLKRNFPVMVMGRPSKGFLLANVLFESLDEKGNALNIGEVAILEEEVYAFNRALVQQGIIVSALHNHWIFIQPNLLYIHFQSVEPPLNFAEKVAYAYSTLTSYPAM, encoded by the coding sequence ATGATTTGTCAACAATTTGGTCAGATTCTAAAAGGGGAGGGTAAGTTTGAAAATGGTGTATGCTCTGTTTCATTAAAACGGAACTTTCCAGTAATGGTAATGGGACGTCCAAGTAAAGGTTTTTTGCTCGCAAATGTTTTGTTCGAATCTTTAGACGAGAAAGGAAATGCTCTCAATATAGGGGAGGTAGCCATTTTAGAAGAAGAAGTGTATGCATTTAATCGGGCATTGGTTCAACAAGGGATCATCGTGAGCGCATTACATAATCATTGGATATTCATTCAACCAAACCTGTTGTATATTCATTTTCAATCCGTAGAGCCTCCTCTTAATTTTGCTGAAAAGGTTGCCTATGCTTATTCAACATTAACAAGCTACCCTGCGATGTAA
- a CDS encoding ABC transporter permease yields the protein MAIFKQKMVWIGMIVVLAVLVVFGAAMMGSVLGTKPKEVPAALVILDRPAELPGGGSLAVGEKLKEQLLSNDKLPIKWTVLDSEQAAREALDARELYGALILPADLSSGVASISGAAPQQPTARILVSEGLNAQASTVVRQGLGQVMSMAGAELSRSMLAGIAPNSQQLPIAAAQALLAPIRVQEETVHPVGANNASGSAPGLLTQIMWMGSLVSAMMLFLAGGKAVQAGAGRPAAVAWQPVIGIVIAGIASGFLVWTASSWYGMELAHSLDTWLFLWLAAAAFYMLQSALLNWIGFPAMGILVLLMFFSMPLLNMAPEFLTETSRLWIYSWTPLRFAAYGLREVMYFGGLDSAGGSATVLACIAGGCLLALLGSGWRKPRTGSKADTVPASA from the coding sequence ATGGCCATCTTCAAGCAAAAAATGGTATGGATTGGAATGATCGTCGTTCTTGCCGTTCTCGTCGTGTTCGGTGCCGCAATGATGGGGTCCGTGCTCGGCACGAAGCCGAAGGAGGTGCCGGCGGCTCTGGTCATTCTCGACCGGCCGGCGGAGCTTCCCGGCGGAGGCTCGCTTGCGGTCGGCGAGAAGCTGAAGGAGCAGCTGCTCTCCAATGACAAGCTGCCGATCAAATGGACCGTCCTCGATTCGGAGCAAGCCGCCCGCGAGGCTTTGGACGCCAGGGAATTGTACGGAGCGCTCATCCTCCCCGCCGATCTCAGCTCCGGCGTCGCCTCGATATCCGGAGCCGCTCCGCAGCAGCCGACCGCGCGGATTCTCGTCAGCGAAGGCTTGAACGCCCAAGCCTCGACCGTCGTCCGGCAAGGACTGGGGCAGGTCATGAGCATGGCGGGAGCTGAGCTGTCCCGATCGATGCTCGCCGGAATCGCACCGAACTCGCAGCAGCTTCCGATCGCCGCGGCTCAGGCGCTTCTGGCCCCGATCCGGGTGCAGGAAGAAACCGTTCATCCGGTCGGCGCCAACAACGCTTCCGGCAGCGCGCCCGGCCTGCTTACCCAGATCATGTGGATGGGCAGCCTGGTCAGCGCCATGATGCTCTTCCTGGCCGGCGGCAAAGCCGTCCAGGCAGGAGCGGGGAGGCCGGCGGCAGTCGCTTGGCAGCCGGTCATCGGCATCGTCATCGCCGGCATCGCGTCGGGATTCCTCGTGTGGACCGCCTCCTCCTGGTATGGCATGGAGCTCGCGCACTCGCTGGACACCTGGCTGTTCCTCTGGCTTGCCGCCGCCGCCTTCTATATGCTGCAGTCCGCGCTGCTCAACTGGATCGGGTTCCCCGCGATGGGAATTCTCGTCCTGCTCATGTTCTTCTCCATGCCTCTGCTCAACATGGCCCCGGAATTCCTGACAGAGACATCCCGGCTCTGGATCTACTCCTGGACTCCGCTGCGGTTCGCGGCTTACGGCTTGCGGGAAGTGATGTACTTCGGCGGCCTGGACTCAGCCGGCGGCAGCGCCACAGTGCTGGCATGCATCGCCGGCGGATGCCTTCTGGCGCTGCTGGGATCGGGATGGAGGAAACCCCGGACCGGCAGCAAGGCCGACACGGTTCCGGCGTCGGCGTGA
- a CDS encoding TetR/AcrR family transcriptional regulator, whose translation MTEPAKPRVDPRVLRTRQLLKDALIDLLQEMDLEKISVNRIAERATINRVTFYLHYRDIPDMLEKMADDMVDDIQRVLNQSEVNDRSPEEAESLKLVNLLQHIAEHAKFYKIVLGSKRTPVFTERLLKMLSESIALRIERSGSDAFLTKTGTPKDIAIWYGSAALIGTIVAWVRNDMPYSPAFLAKHFSIMTKTNDAGAS comes from the coding sequence ATGACAGAACCCGCCAAGCCTCGTGTCGATCCCCGGGTGCTCCGTACTCGGCAGCTGTTGAAGGATGCTTTGATCGATCTCCTGCAGGAAATGGATCTCGAAAAAATATCCGTCAACCGGATCGCGGAGCGCGCGACGATCAACCGCGTCACCTTTTATTTGCACTATCGCGATATACCCGACATGCTGGAGAAGATGGCGGACGATATGGTAGATGATATCCAGCGGGTATTGAACCAATCCGAGGTGAACGACCGATCGCCGGAAGAAGCCGAATCGCTCAAGCTGGTCAACCTTCTCCAGCATATCGCGGAGCATGCCAAGTTCTATAAGATCGTTCTCGGCTCGAAACGGACGCCGGTGTTTACCGAACGGTTGCTCAAGATGCTGTCGGAATCGATCGCCTTAAGAATCGAAAGGTCGGGCAGCGACGCTTTCCTCACGAAAACGGGCACGCCTAAGGACATTGCGATCTGGTACGGATCCGCGGCTCTGATCGGAACGATCGTAGCTTGGGTGAGAAACGACATGCCTTATTCGCCGGCCTTTCTGGCCAAGCATTTCTCGATCATGACGAAAACGAACGATGCGGGGGCATCATAA
- a CDS encoding MBL fold metallo-hydrolase, producing the protein MKTVRNQTVRQLAFLPRLFPVNAYFVEEEDGLTLIDAALPYSSKGILQAAASIGKPIARIVLTHAHGDHVGALDALKSALPHVPVYLSARDARLLVGDLSLDEGEPSTPIRGDIPKNLKTRPDVLLRDGDALGSLTAIAAPGHTPGSMAFLDGRNGSLLVGDAFQVRGGLAVSGQMRILFPFPAMATWNADVALESARKLAALKPTLLAAGHGRMMQQPGAALQQAIRQAEFRQGGKAHVAANRS; encoded by the coding sequence ATGAAAACGGTTCGGAACCAAACGGTTCGCCAGCTGGCCTTTCTCCCCCGCCTGTTCCCGGTCAACGCTTATTTCGTCGAAGAGGAAGACGGGCTGACGCTAATCGACGCCGCGCTTCCGTACAGCTCGAAGGGCATCCTCCAGGCGGCCGCCTCGATCGGCAAGCCGATCGCCCGCATCGTGCTGACCCATGCCCACGGCGACCATGTCGGAGCGCTGGACGCTCTCAAGTCGGCGCTGCCTCATGTTCCCGTCTATCTGTCAGCCCGAGATGCAAGGCTGCTGGTCGGGGATCTGTCCCTTGACGAAGGAGAGCCGTCCACTCCGATCCGCGGCGATATTCCGAAAAACCTGAAGACCCGCCCCGACGTGCTGCTGCGGGACGGCGACGCGCTCGGCTCGCTGACCGCCATCGCCGCTCCCGGACACACTCCCGGCTCGATGGCGTTCCTCGATGGCCGCAACGGGTCGCTGCTGGTCGGGGATGCGTTCCAGGTCCGCGGCGGCCTCGCCGTCAGCGGCCAGATGCGGATCCTGTTCCCGTTTCCCGCCATGGCTACCTGGAACGCGGATGTCGCGCTGGAGTCCGCCCGCAAGCTTGCCGCTCTGAAGCCGACGCTTCTCGCAGCCGGCCACGGACGCATGATGCAGCAGCCGGGAGCCGCTCTGCAACAGGCCATCCGGCAAGCCGAATTCCGCCAAGGAGGCAAAGCCCATGTCGCCGCGAATCGGTCTTGA
- a CDS encoding GrpB family protein, whose protein sequence is MGTNRVIVMEYDPSWQMEYESEKAHILAALAGESIRVEHIGSTSVPGLAAKPILDIAVGVEQLAVADSFIQPLAALGYEYVPKPQFPERRFFRRGQWGKGTHHLHVYEIGSKEWKDNLLFRDSLRSDSGLLRQYAELKADLASRHPDDRAAYTAHKGPFIRTVMERAGRRAQGKETNP, encoded by the coding sequence TTGGGAACGAACCGAGTCATCGTCATGGAATACGATCCTTCATGGCAAATGGAATACGAAAGCGAAAAGGCTCACATTCTTGCCGCGCTGGCCGGGGAGAGCATAAGGGTGGAGCATATCGGCAGCACCTCGGTGCCGGGTCTGGCCGCCAAGCCGATTCTGGACATAGCCGTTGGCGTGGAGCAGCTGGCCGTCGCCGATTCATTCATCCAGCCGCTGGCTGCACTCGGCTATGAATATGTGCCCAAGCCACAATTCCCCGAGCGGCGCTTTTTTCGGCGGGGCCAATGGGGAAAGGGAACCCATCATCTGCATGTCTACGAGATCGGGAGCAAGGAGTGGAAGGACAATTTGCTGTTCCGCGACAGCCTACGCAGCGATTCGGGACTGCTGAGGCAGTATGCCGAGCTGAAGGCTGATTTGGCCAGCCGGCATCCGGATGACCGGGCGGCTTATACGGCTCATAAGGGGCCGTTCATCCGGACCGTGATGGAGCGGGCGGGGAGGCGGGCACAGGGCAAGGAGACAAATCCATGA
- a CDS encoding TetR-like C-terminal domain-containing protein: protein MSPRIGLDQAALLGAAAELADAHGFEAVTLASLAQKLNVRSPSLYNHVAGLPELRRLLALNALERLNGRLVLALDGKQGDEAMRSFCAAYLQFARTHPGLYEAVQRAPEPEDEQLQQAGGTVVRLALDALSGFELQGDAAIHAVRGIRSLLHGFVSLERVGGFGMPLDTDATFRMLVDTYMEGLRQRAK from the coding sequence ATGTCGCCGCGAATCGGTCTTGACCAAGCAGCGCTGCTGGGAGCGGCGGCCGAGCTTGCCGACGCCCATGGCTTCGAGGCCGTGACGCTGGCGTCGCTGGCCCAGAAGCTGAACGTCCGCTCTCCGTCTCTCTACAACCATGTGGCCGGCCTGCCCGAGCTCCGGCGGCTGCTCGCGCTGAACGCGCTGGAGCGGCTGAACGGCCGCCTCGTGCTGGCGCTCGACGGCAAGCAAGGCGACGAGGCCATGCGTTCGTTCTGCGCCGCTTATCTTCAGTTCGCGCGGACGCATCCGGGACTGTACGAAGCGGTCCAAAGGGCTCCCGAGCCGGAGGACGAGCAGCTTCAGCAGGCCGGCGGAACCGTTGTGCGGCTTGCGCTCGATGCCTTGTCCGGCTTCGAGCTGCAGGGCGATGCCGCCATCCATGCGGTTCGCGGCATCCGCAGCCTGCTGCATGGCTTCGTTTCGCTGGAGAGAGTCGGCGGCTTCGGCATGCCGCTGGACACCGACGCCACTTTTCGCATGCTGGTGGATACGTATATGGAAGGCCTTCGGCAACGGGCAAAATAA
- a CDS encoding DHA2 family efflux MFS transporter permease subunit produces the protein MILGAFLATLNQTIMSVATPELMNDFNITAATAQWLTTGYMLVNGVLIPITAFFMQRFTTRQLFQASMMIFLVGTIVSALSHSFPVLLTGRMIQAAGAGIIMPLLMNVILTLFPPEKRGAAMGMMGLAIIFAPAIGPTLAGYILENYAWETLFYGMIPFTLIVIVCGFIFLRNVSERGQAKIDMLSVLLSTVGFGALLYGFSRAAGKGWSSAEVISTIAAGVLALVLFSLRQLTSKSPLLDLRAFKYNMFSLTTVINVAITMVMYADMMLLPLYLQNARGYTALESGLLLLPGALVMGFMMPVAGRLFDRFGAKWLAVVGLIITIVTTIGFTDLTDSTSYTYLVLMSTGRRIGMALLLMPVQTAGLNQLPNRLNAHGTAISNTVRQVAGAVGTSLLITVMSSRAKTHAQEMMASGAAQTKEQLAMQASIQGINDAYLVIVGIGVVALVLSFFIKKVKQVTEVESTSTATKSAVQEA, from the coding sequence ATGATTTTGGGAGCCTTTTTAGCGACGCTGAATCAAACGATCATGAGCGTCGCCACTCCGGAGCTGATGAACGATTTCAACATTACGGCTGCGACCGCGCAGTGGCTGACGACGGGTTATATGCTCGTCAACGGGGTGCTGATCCCGATCACGGCTTTCTTCATGCAGCGGTTCACGACGAGGCAGCTGTTCCAGGCCTCCATGATGATCTTCCTTGTCGGAACGATCGTATCGGCTCTCTCGCATAGCTTCCCTGTCCTGTTGACCGGACGGATGATCCAGGCGGCAGGCGCAGGCATCATCATGCCGCTGCTCATGAATGTCATCCTGACGCTGTTCCCTCCGGAGAAGCGGGGAGCCGCCATGGGGATGATGGGTCTGGCCATCATTTTCGCCCCGGCCATCGGCCCGACTCTCGCCGGCTATATTCTGGAAAACTACGCTTGGGAAACGCTGTTCTACGGAATGATTCCCTTTACTCTTATCGTCATCGTCTGCGGATTCATCTTCTTGCGGAATGTATCGGAGCGGGGCCAGGCGAAGATCGACATGCTCAGCGTGCTGCTGTCCACCGTCGGCTTCGGCGCTTTGCTCTATGGCTTCAGCCGGGCCGCCGGCAAAGGCTGGTCGAGCGCGGAAGTCATCTCCACCATCGCTGCCGGCGTGCTGGCGCTCGTCCTGTTCTCGCTGCGGCAGCTGACCTCCAAAAGTCCGCTGCTTGACCTGCGGGCGTTCAAGTACAATATGTTCTCCTTGACGACGGTCATTAATGTCGCGATTACGATGGTCATGTACGCGGATATGATGCTGCTTCCGCTCTATCTCCAAAATGCCCGCGGCTATACGGCTCTCGAATCCGGCCTGCTGCTGCTTCCCGGCGCGCTTGTCATGGGCTTCATGATGCCGGTTGCCGGAAGGCTGTTCGACCGCTTCGGCGCCAAGTGGCTGGCTGTCGTAGGCCTAATCATCACCATCGTGACGACAATCGGCTTCACGGACCTGACGGACTCCACCAGCTATACGTATCTGGTCCTCATGTCCACAGGCCGCAGGATCGGGATGGCGCTGCTGCTGATGCCGGTGCAGACCGCAGGCTTGAACCAGCTGCCGAACCGGCTTAATGCGCATGGCACGGCCATCTCCAACACGGTGCGGCAGGTAGCCGGCGCCGTAGGCACTTCCCTGCTCATTACCGTCATGTCCAGCCGCGCCAAGACGCATGCTCAGGAGATGATGGCATCGGGCGCGGCCCAGACGAAGGAGCAGCTGGCGATGCAAGCCTCCATCCAAGGCATCAACGATGCCTACCTCGTCATCGTCGGAATCGGCGTTGTCGCGCTGGTCCTTTCCTTCTTCATCAAGAAAGTCAAGCAAGTGACGGAAGTGGAATCCACAAGCACGGCGACGAAGTCGGCCGTACAAGAAGCTTAA
- a CDS encoding NUDIX domain-containing protein — translation MKLRQMATAFISRDGHYIMMEKDKSRWFGFPFWTALGGHLEPEEISDPDTAVRREILEESGLLLDEVTDLMLRYVLMRQKDDEIRIQYVYFGRTEKAELVNSDEGKLHWIAEHELTGLHLSAVIREMLLHYFRHRDERLVYSGTIKAGEDEEAVMQWSELKDPQVF, via the coding sequence ATGAAGCTGAGACAGATGGCCACCGCATTCATTAGCCGGGACGGACATTACATCATGATGGAGAAGGACAAGAGCCGCTGGTTCGGCTTCCCGTTCTGGACTGCGCTTGGAGGGCATCTGGAGCCGGAGGAAATTTCGGATCCGGACACGGCTGTGCGGAGAGAAATTCTTGAAGAGAGCGGCCTTCTGCTGGATGAGGTGACGGATCTGATGCTCCGGTATGTGCTGATGCGGCAAAAGGATGATGAAATTCGAATCCAGTATGTCTATTTTGGACGAACGGAGAAGGCAGAGCTCGTAAACTCCGACGAAGGCAAGCTTCATTGGATCGCCGAACACGAGCTGACGGGATTGCATCTGTCTGCAGTAATTCGGGAAATGCTGCTGCATTATTTTCGGCATCGCGACGAACGGCTTGTCTATTCCGGTACGATCAAGGCGGGCGAGGACGAAGAAGCGGTCATGCAATGGAGCGAGCTCAAGGATCCTCAAGTATTTTAG
- a CDS encoding ABC transporter ATP-binding protein — protein sequence MNMLEIRNLRKSFTGRGGVIEVLGGLSLTVGEGEFVSLVGPSGSGKTTLLSLIGGLERPDSGEIMLAGKPATDGAGRAAYMPQQAALLPWRTVQGNIELALRIAGRDRAGAKRLAEEGLRRLGLEAYARSYPHVLSGGMQQRVSFLRALLSPQPLMLLDEPFGALDALTRQRMQRWLLSLWEEERRSVLFVTHSIEEALLLSDRVLVLSASPAVVVQELQVPFARPRSGKLGSDPRFGELKESLYESLGSLEEGDMPL from the coding sequence ATGAACATGCTTGAAATCCGGAATCTGCGCAAGTCGTTCACCGGCCGCGGCGGCGTCATCGAAGTGCTTGGCGGACTGTCCCTGACTGTGGGCGAAGGCGAGTTCGTCTCGCTCGTCGGCCCTTCCGGCAGCGGCAAAACGACGCTGCTCAGCCTCATCGGGGGGCTGGAGCGGCCGGACTCCGGCGAGATCATGCTCGCCGGGAAGCCGGCTACGGATGGAGCCGGCCGCGCCGCCTACATGCCGCAGCAGGCCGCGCTTCTGCCCTGGAGGACGGTCCAGGGCAACATCGAGCTGGCGCTGCGCATCGCGGGCAGAGACCGCGCCGGGGCGAAGCGTCTTGCCGAGGAAGGACTGCGCAGGCTCGGTCTGGAGGCCTATGCCCGCTCGTATCCGCATGTGCTGTCCGGCGGCATGCAGCAGCGCGTCTCGTTTTTGCGCGCCCTGCTGTCCCCGCAGCCGCTCATGCTGCTCGACGAGCCGTTCGGAGCGCTCGACGCGCTTACCCGGCAGCGGATGCAGCGCTGGCTGCTGTCGCTGTGGGAGGAGGAGCGCCGCTCGGTGCTGTTCGTCACCCATTCCATCGAGGAGGCGCTGCTGCTGTCCGACCGCGTTCTCGTCCTGTCGGCATCGCCGGCCGTCGTCGTACAGGAGCTCCAGGTGCCGTTTGCGCGCCCGCGCAGCGGAAAGCTGGGAAGCGATCCGCGATTCGGCGAGCTGAAGGAGTCGCTCTATGAATCGCTCGGAAGCCTGGAAGAGGGGGATATGCCGCTATGA
- the arr gene encoding NAD(+)--rifampin ADP-ribosyltransferase, with the protein MAESLDKGPYYHGTRADLQIGDLLTAGFRSNYNPDVVMNHIYFTALRDGAGLAAELAKGNGAPRVYLVEPTGGWENDPNVTDKKFPGNPTRSYRSTAPLKIVGEVKDWVRQTPEQLAVWRERLAKIDKGEILN; encoded by the coding sequence ATGGCTGAAAGTCTTGACAAAGGTCCTTATTATCATGGGACACGAGCAGATTTGCAGATTGGAGACTTGCTCACAGCTGGCTTTCGCTCCAATTACAATCCCGATGTTGTGATGAATCACATTTATTTTACGGCTTTGCGCGATGGGGCTGGGCTGGCTGCTGAGTTGGCAAAAGGCAATGGTGCACCGCGCGTGTATCTCGTTGAGCCGACTGGCGGCTGGGAAAATGATCCAAATGTGACGGACAAGAAATTTCCAGGCAATCCGACGCGATCCTATCGCAGCACAGCCCCACTGAAAATTGTTGGCGAAGTGAAAGATTGGGTGCGACAAACGCCTGAACAACTCGCAGTCTGGAGAGAACGTTTGGCGAAAATAGATAAAGGCGAAATTCTGAATTAG